The DNA region CTGACTTGATTTTCAACCTCTTTCGGATCACCGCCGAAATGACTTCTGGGCATATGAATCATCGTCCGAGAATTCGGAAGTATATATCTGTGGCCCGGCTCGCCGCCTACTAGAATTGGAACCGCTGCCGAAGCCACTACTCCCGTGGCAACTGTGTAAATAGGCGAGCGCGACGCCTTCATAATGTCATAAAGATTAAGGTAGGCCGACGCCAAACCGCCGGGCGAATCAATCATCAGCTTAATAGGTTCGCGATTGAGCGAATCAAGATAAATAATTTGGTCTATAACACTGCGTGGAGAAGACGCCCAGTCAAAGG from Parcubacteria group bacterium includes:
- a CDS encoding ATP-dependent Clp protease proteolytic subunit → MLVSNNNFKRSNARFLRQLFFEERLLFLDCQLDGTGGLAYYNDGSIPFDWASSPRSVIDQIIYLDSLNREPIKLMIDSPGGLASAYLNLYDIMKASRSPIYTVATGVVASAAVPILVGGEPGHRYILPNSRTMIHMPRSHFGGDPKEVENQVREFNKVKTLYIGILSRHTNKAPDLIESDINRLDFWMDAKESVAYGLVDHVLNSFSEFALL